GTCGTCGACTTCGTCAGCCTCGGCACCAACGATCTCGCGCAGTACACGATGGCGGCGGACCGGCTGCTCAGCGACCTGGGAGATCTGAACGATCCCTGGCAGCCCGCGGTGCTGAGACTCATCGGTATCGTCGGCGACGCGGGCAGTGCTGCCGGCAAACCGGTGGGGGTGTGCGGCGAGGCCGGCGGTGACCCCGAGCTCGCACCCGTGCTGGTCGGATTGGGGGTGACATCCCTGTCGATGGCCCCGCGGTCGCTGGGGCGGGTCGCTGCGCGGTTGAGCGCGGTGTCTCCGGCGGCGTGCCGTCGAGCGGCGGCAGCCGCGCTCGGTGCCCCCTCGGCCGCCGCAGCGCGGGCCGCCGCCACGGCGGCGCTCGCCGACTCCGTTGACTAACTGACCGATCGTTCGGTTAGTATGAGCGGGTCGGATGTCGCAGGTGCGACGTCCGACCCGCTCGACGAGGAGGTCGACGATGACACAAGCGACGACGCAGGCGACCGACGCCGTGCGACCCAATCGCGCCATGATGGAGCGCGACCGCGCCTCGGCCTCGTTGGGCCTGGTCGTCGAACGCGACGATCCGGGGCACGCGGTCGTCTCGATGCGCGTGCGGGATGACATGACCAACGGCTTCCAGATCACCCACGGCGGATTCGTCTTCGCCCTGGCCGACACCGCCTTCGCGATCGCGTGCAACGAAGACGATCGGGTCACGGTCGCCGCCGGAGCGGACATCTCCTTCCTCAAGCCGACCGTCTCCGGCCAGACGCTCACCGCGACCGCGATCCGGCGATCGCGCACCGGACGCTCCGGCATCTACGACGTGACCGTCGTCGACGAGCAGGGCGACCCCGTCGCCGAGTTCCGCGGGCGTTCCCGCACCACCAGCCAGACCTTCTGACCCCCTGGAGCACCCCGTG
This DNA window, taken from Microbacterium maritypicum, encodes the following:
- the paaI gene encoding hydroxyphenylacetyl-CoA thioesterase PaaI; translated protein: MTQATTQATDAVRPNRAMMERDRASASLGLVVERDDPGHAVVSMRVRDDMTNGFQITHGGFVFALADTAFAIACNEDDRVTVAAGADISFLKPTVSGQTLTATAIRRSRTGRSGIYDVTVVDEQGDPVAEFRGRSRTTSQTF